A window of Natronolimnobius sp. AArcel1 contains these coding sequences:
- a CDS encoding PadR family transcriptional regulator codes for MRKSGPPKGLIAYLVLELLEEKPRYGYEILKEIREISGGHWEPSYGSVYPILYKFEDKGWAARIEREDEPDRKYFELTDDGYDELEERRERGTEKAKDFADVILGFFHVYAAFSTDERFEIPETNGEWRFDETFSQWIVEQVVRHHEHYFETEFERIESTPEEFYERYGVDEDD; via the coding sequence ATGCGGAAAAGTGGGCCGCCGAAAGGACTTATCGCCTATCTCGTCCTCGAGTTGCTCGAGGAAAAGCCGCGATACGGCTACGAGATACTCAAAGAAATCCGCGAAATCAGTGGGGGACACTGGGAGCCATCCTACGGGTCGGTGTATCCGATTCTCTACAAATTCGAGGACAAGGGGTGGGCAGCACGGATCGAACGGGAAGACGAACCGGATCGGAAATACTTCGAACTGACCGACGACGGCTACGACGAACTCGAGGAGCGACGCGAACGGGGGACGGAGAAAGCCAAGGACTTTGCTGATGTGATCTTGGGTTTTTTCCACGTCTACGCGGCGTTCTCAACCGACGAACGCTTCGAAATTCCAGAGACAAACGGCGAGTGGCGCTTCGACGAGACGTTCAGCCAGTGGATCGTCGAACAGGTCGTGCGCCATCACGAACACTACTTCGAGACCGAGTTCGAGCGCATCGAGTCGACGCCCGAGGAATTTTACGAACGGTACGGCGTCGACGAGGACGACTAG
- a CDS encoding heme-binding protein has product MERRQPPQTEEGWYVLHDFRSIDWDAWRDAPDHRRSQAIDEGIEYLAAAERVDDADEGDSATFSVLGHKADLLVLHLRPTLADIDALERSFEHTALAAFTEREDSYLSVTEVSGYMSQEYFEEGEEVEDTGMKRYIETRIKPSVPDSEFMSFYPMDKRRAAEDNWYDLPFDERAEHLSSHGEIGKQYAGRVTQIISGSIGLDDYEWGVTLFGNDPTDVKDLLYEMRFDPSTSRYAEFGQFISARRFPPENLGAFLAGEPVPQEGASSPHPSDHHHGNSDSDGHHHGDGESGGHHHGGDDESGGHHGDDGESVRTELEELGVYAGQPHGEDIHAVVLYSAADPDELYDEIDGLRANFDHYDTHVKTAVYESTGDEDAETGIVSLWETERAANTAAGFLADLPDVVRQAGDDEDDSWGTMGMFYTVKPEHRGDFLGTFDEAGELLAEMDGHRKTDLLANREDENDMFIASRWDSREDAMQFFRSDAFAETVEWGRDVLADRPRHVFLSSGQD; this is encoded by the coding sequence ATGGAACGACGGCAGCCACCACAGACCGAAGAGGGTTGGTACGTCCTGCACGACTTCCGGTCGATTGACTGGGATGCCTGGCGCGACGCACCGGACCACCGGCGCTCGCAGGCGATCGACGAGGGAATTGAGTATCTCGCCGCCGCCGAGCGCGTCGACGACGCTGACGAGGGCGACTCCGCGACGTTCTCCGTCCTCGGGCACAAAGCCGACCTGCTCGTTCTTCACCTGCGGCCGACGCTCGCCGATATCGACGCTCTCGAGCGCAGTTTCGAGCACACCGCGCTTGCGGCGTTTACCGAGCGCGAGGACTCGTATCTCTCGGTGACTGAAGTGTCTGGCTACATGTCTCAGGAGTACTTCGAAGAGGGTGAAGAGGTCGAAGACACCGGGATGAAACGCTACATCGAAACCCGGATCAAACCCTCGGTTCCCGACAGCGAGTTCATGAGTTTCTATCCGATGGACAAACGCCGCGCCGCCGAAGACAACTGGTACGACCTGCCATTCGACGAGCGCGCCGAGCACCTCTCGAGTCACGGCGAAATCGGCAAGCAGTACGCGGGTCGAGTCACCCAGATCATCTCCGGCAGCATCGGACTCGACGACTACGAGTGGGGCGTCACGCTGTTCGGAAACGATCCCACGGACGTCAAAGACCTCCTCTACGAGATGCGATTCGATCCGTCGACCTCGCGCTACGCCGAGTTCGGCCAGTTCATCTCCGCGCGACGATTCCCACCCGAAAACCTCGGCGCGTTCCTCGCCGGTGAGCCTGTTCCACAGGAAGGGGCCTCGAGTCCGCACCCATCCGACCATCACCACGGTAACTCGGACAGCGACGGACACCACCACGGTGACGGCGAGTCGGGCGGACACCATCACGGCGGAGACGATGAAAGCGGCGGCCACCACGGCGATGACGGCGAGAGCGTCCGCACCGAACTCGAGGAGTTGGGCGTCTACGCAGGCCAGCCCCACGGCGAGGATATCCACGCCGTCGTGTTGTACTCGGCTGCGGACCCGGACGAGTTGTATGATGAAATCGACGGACTCCGTGCGAACTTCGACCACTACGATACGCACGTGAAAACGGCAGTCTACGAGTCGACCGGCGACGAGGACGCCGAAACTGGCATCGTCAGTCTCTGGGAAACCGAACGGGCGGCCAACACTGCAGCGGGCTTCCTTGCTGACCTTCCCGACGTCGTCCGACAGGCCGGTGACGACGAGGACGACTCGTGGGGAACGATGGGGATGTTCTACACCGTCAAACCCGAACACCGCGGCGACTTCCTCGGCACGTTCGATGAGGCCGGCGAACTCCTCGCAGAGATGGACGGCCACCGGAAGACCGACCTCCTCGCCAACCGCGAGGACGAAAACGACATGTTCATCGCCAGCCGCTGGGACTCGCGCGAAGACGCCATGCAGTTCTTCCGCAGTGATGCCTTCGCCGAAACCGTCGAGTGGGGCCGCGACGTCCTCGCAGACCGACCTCGGCACGTCTTCCTCTCGAGCGGACAGGACTGA